The following are from one region of the Mustela lutreola isolate mMusLut2 chromosome 7, mMusLut2.pri, whole genome shotgun sequence genome:
- the TPPP2 gene encoding tubulin polymerization-promoting protein family member 2, with amino-acid sequence MASEAGRTFQRFSVFGESSSNGTEINNKNFSKLCKDCGIMDGKTVTSTDVDIVFSKVKAKNARTITFQQFQEAMKELGQKRFKDKKPDEALESIFKLMEGKDPATTGVTKATTVGGVSRLTDTSKYTGTHKERFDESGKGKGIAGREETTNNSGYVSGYKGAGTYDKKTSK; translated from the exons ATGGCAtcagaagcagggagaacattCCAGCGGTTTTCTGTCTTCGGAGAATCATCGAGCAATGGCActgaaataaacaacaaaaacttctCTAAACTATGCAAAGACTGTGGCATCATGGATGGCAAGACAGTCACCTCCACTGATGTGGACATTGTATTCAGCAAAGTCAA GGCCAAGAATGCCCGAACCATCACATTTCAACAGTTCCAGGAGGCAATGAAGGAACTGGGCCAGAAACGATTCAAGGACAAGAAACCAGATGAAGCTCTGGAGAGCATTTTTAAACTCATGGAAGGCAAGGATCCAGCTACCACTGGTGTTACT AAAGCAACAACAGTAGGTGGGGTGAGCCGGCTGACGGACACCAGCAAATACACGGGCACCCACAAGGAGCGCTTTGACGAGAGTGGCAAGGGCAAAGGCATCGCAGGCCGGGAAGAGACAACTAACAACTCAGGCTATGTGAGTGGCTACAAGGGTGCTGGCACCTATGACAAGAAGACCAGCAAATAA